A portion of the Streptomyces erythrochromogenes genome contains these proteins:
- a CDS encoding Lrp/AsnC family transcriptional regulator, giving the protein MDRLDREILGILQQDARISYRDLGVRVGLSANATADRVRRMRRDGVIRGFTVVVDPAADTAGGLVVFIDVTLRQDTTNEEFERQVAKLPGITEVVHVTGAHDYLVRARAADPAALDALLRRLKREAGVAQSNTRIALRAAERPGRP; this is encoded by the coding sequence ATGGACCGCCTCGACAGGGAAATCCTCGGCATCCTCCAGCAGGATGCGCGGATCTCGTACCGGGACCTCGGCGTCCGCGTCGGCCTCAGCGCCAACGCCACCGCCGACCGGGTGCGGCGGATGCGCCGGGACGGCGTGATCCGCGGGTTCACCGTCGTGGTGGACCCGGCCGCCGACACCGCCGGCGGTCTCGTCGTCTTCATCGACGTCACGCTGCGCCAGGACACCACCAACGAGGAGTTCGAGCGCCAGGTCGCCAAGCTCCCCGGGATCACCGAGGTCGTCCACGTGACGGGGGCGCACGACTACCTCGTACGGGCCCGGGCCGCCGACCCCGCCGCCCTCGACGCGCTGCTGCGCCGTCTGAAGCGGGAGGCGGGGGTCGCCCAGTCCAACACCCGGATCGCCCTGCGCGCCGCCGAACGCCCCGGCCGGCCCTGA
- a CDS encoding esterase/lipase family protein, whose protein sequence is MLTARQALVALLTLCLASLAAPAAARASDRGPVPAPDRASPRSPVVFVHGYNADPGVWGALRADLRADGYADAELFSFGYDTHQSVNEVLAGRLGAYVEQVRRETGAAKVDVVAHSFGSLVSRWYVKFGGGTATVDHWVSLAGPNRGTSTAWACALWDQACRDMTPGSYVVKNLGGGDPTPGAVKYATFWSNCDEVINPDDSVPLTGAANTPVGCLGHNDLLGDDGTSAGVRAFLAS, encoded by the coding sequence ATGCTGACGGCCCGACAGGCACTGGTCGCGCTCCTGACGCTCTGCCTGGCCTCGCTCGCGGCGCCCGCCGCGGCCCGTGCCTCCGACCGGGGTCCGGTCCCCGCCCCTGACCGGGCATCACCGCGCAGTCCGGTGGTCTTCGTCCACGGGTACAACGCCGACCCGGGCGTATGGGGAGCCCTCCGCGCCGACCTGCGCGCCGACGGGTACGCCGACGCGGAGCTCTTCTCCTTCGGCTACGACACCCACCAGTCCGTCAACGAGGTCCTCGCCGGCCGGCTCGGCGCCTACGTCGAACAGGTCCGCCGGGAGACCGGCGCCGCCAAGGTCGACGTCGTGGCGCACTCCTTCGGCTCGCTGGTGAGCCGCTGGTACGTCAAGTTCGGCGGGGGCACGGCCACCGTCGACCACTGGGTCTCACTGGCCGGCCCCAACCGCGGCACCTCCACCGCCTGGGCCTGCGCCCTGTGGGACCAGGCCTGCCGGGACATGACCCCCGGGTCGTACGTGGTGAAGAACCTGGGCGGCGGCGACCCGACCCCGGGCGCGGTGAAGTACGCGACCTTCTGGTCGAACTGCGACGAGGTGATCAACCCCGACGACAGCGTCCCGCTCACGGGCGCCGCCAACACGCCGGTCGGCTGCCTGGGGCACAACGACCTGCTCGGCGACGACGGCACCTCGGCCGGAGTGCGCGCCTTCCTCGCGTCGTAG
- a CDS encoding LysE family transporter yields the protein MSELMTPALAGAAAGLGVAMPMGAMSVLLLQEAMRHRRTAVAAAMGIAVVDLGYAALATAVGPWAASHVSPVEAWVRLASAAILLAIAAHGLAGARPEAAPPVPAPDPAAAPGATRTTTGVRPAKAFARFVALTAINPTTALYFAALTTAQGASLGTGPAGAAFLVGVGAASLLWQQSLVALGSFAGARISATARVWTFRLGYGLVAAYAVKIALPLP from the coding sequence ATGAGCGAACTGATGACACCGGCCCTGGCGGGTGCCGCCGCCGGTCTGGGCGTGGCGATGCCGATGGGTGCGATGAGCGTGCTGCTGCTCCAGGAGGCGATGCGGCACCGGCGGACGGCGGTGGCCGCGGCCATGGGCATCGCGGTGGTCGACCTGGGCTACGCGGCCCTCGCCACCGCCGTCGGCCCCTGGGCGGCCTCCCACGTCTCCCCCGTCGAGGCGTGGGTCCGGCTGGCCTCGGCGGCGATCCTGCTGGCCATCGCGGCGCACGGCCTGGCCGGGGCCCGTCCCGAGGCGGCCCCGCCCGTGCCGGCACCGGATCCCGCCGCCGCACCGGGCGCCACGCGGACCACCACCGGCGTGCGGCCGGCCAAGGCCTTCGCCCGCTTCGTCGCCCTCACCGCGATCAACCCCACCACCGCCCTCTATTTCGCGGCCCTCACCACCGCCCAGGGCGCGAGCCTGGGCACCGGCCCGGCCGGAGCGGCCTTCCTCGTCGGCGTCGGCGCGGCCTCCCTCCTCTGGCAGCAGTCCCTCGTCGCCCTCGGCTCCTTCGCGGGCGCCCGCATCTCCGCCACCGCCCGCGTCTGGACCTTCCGCCTGGGCTACGGCCTGGTCGCCGCCTACGCGGTGAAGATCGCCCTCCCGCTCCCCTGA
- a CDS encoding rod shape-determining protein, with protein MTVSLEQLRRCHVAVDLGAARTRVYVKGAGLVVDEPSVAAVNTRTGALIAVGTFAERMTGRTPDYIRVVRPVSGGTVVDIEMAQRMLRHLLGEKLRRALRRKPRLRAAACTPHDADPLAQRAAVETLVGLGARRVELVDTLIAAAVGCGLPVEQPTATMIMVCGAAATQVAVLSLGSIVTAERIPVGGEAIDHAVVQHLRHAHELMLPSQAVRPLQLALHGNGLTSEGPASTLIHGRDVATGLARSVHVDTAAVRDAIHTPLTAVLDGIGKVLRDCPPDLVADLTDRGIMMVGGSALLPGLDQMLRDATGMPVAIAERPDVCAVMGLGAMLEGKIAPMVLNPLAG; from the coding sequence GTGACCGTCAGTCTTGAGCAGTTGCGCCGCTGCCACGTCGCCGTCGACCTGGGGGCGGCCAGGACCCGCGTGTACGTCAAGGGCGCCGGCCTCGTGGTCGACGAACCCAGCGTCGCCGCGGTCAACACGCGCACCGGCGCACTCATCGCCGTCGGAACCTTCGCCGAGCGGATGACCGGCCGTACGCCCGACTACATCCGGGTCGTGCGCCCCGTCTCCGGCGGCACCGTCGTCGACATCGAGATGGCCCAGCGGATGCTGCGCCACCTCCTCGGCGAGAAGCTGCGGCGCGCCCTGCGGCGCAAGCCGCGGCTGCGGGCCGCCGCCTGCACCCCGCACGACGCGGATCCGCTCGCCCAGCGCGCGGCCGTGGAGACCCTGGTCGGGCTCGGGGCGCGGCGCGTCGAACTCGTCGACACCCTGATCGCGGCGGCCGTCGGCTGCGGACTGCCCGTGGAGCAGCCGACCGCGACGATGATCATGGTGTGCGGGGCCGCGGCCACCCAGGTCGCAGTCCTCTCCCTCGGTTCGATCGTCACCGCCGAGCGGATCCCGGTCGGCGGCGAGGCCATCGACCACGCCGTCGTCCAGCACCTGCGCCACGCGCACGAGCTGATGCTGCCCAGCCAGGCCGTCCGGCCGCTCCAACTGGCCCTGCACGGCAACGGCCTCACCTCCGAGGGGCCGGCCTCCACCCTCATCCACGGCCGTGACGTGGCCACCGGTCTGGCCCGTTCCGTCCACGTGGACACCGCGGCCGTGCGGGACGCCATCCACACGCCGCTGACCGCGGTCCTCGACGGGATCGGCAAGGTGCTGCGGGACTGCCCGCCCGACCTGGTGGCCGACCTGACGGACCGGGGGATCATGATGGTGGGCGGCAGCGCCCTGCTGCCGGGCCTGGACCAGATGCTGCGGGACGCCACCGGAATGCCCGTTGCCATCGCCGAACGGCCCGACGTGTGCGCCGTGATGGGACTCGGCGCGATGCTCGAAGGGAAGATCGCCCCGATGGTCCTCAACCCGCTGGCCGGATGA
- a CDS encoding sulfite exporter TauE/SafE family protein, with translation MTWSTGLLGFAAGLLISVVTAPVGVSGAVFLLPVQVSVLGVPSPAVAPTNLLYNVVAGPGALLRHHRTGSLRGPLTRLLIAGTVPGVVLGAVIRVFAVPGPRIFRLLIAALLLPLGLWLLLRTLRPAPARTPRPPSPRATTALALTVGVAGGVYGIGGGSLLGPVLVGRGAPVAVVAPAALAATFVTSVVGAATYALLSLAATGDVSPDWFLGLSCGAGGLLGGHLGARLQPRLPETALRLLLATLATAIGALYAAQFLT, from the coding sequence GTGACGTGGTCGACCGGGCTGCTCGGATTCGCCGCCGGGCTCCTCATATCCGTGGTCACCGCGCCCGTGGGGGTCTCCGGAGCGGTCTTCCTGCTGCCCGTCCAGGTCAGCGTCCTGGGCGTGCCGAGCCCGGCCGTGGCACCGACCAACCTCCTCTACAACGTCGTGGCCGGCCCCGGGGCCCTGCTGCGCCACCACAGGACGGGGAGCCTGAGGGGGCCGCTCACCCGCCTGCTCATCGCCGGGACCGTGCCCGGCGTCGTCCTCGGCGCGGTGATCCGCGTGTTCGCCGTCCCCGGCCCGCGCATCTTCCGCCTCCTCATAGCCGCCCTTCTGCTGCCCCTGGGGCTGTGGCTGCTGCTGCGCACGCTGCGCCCGGCGCCGGCCCGCACTCCCCGCCCGCCCTCGCCCCGCGCCACGACCGCACTGGCCCTGACCGTCGGCGTGGCCGGGGGCGTCTACGGGATCGGCGGCGGCTCCCTGCTCGGCCCCGTTCTGGTCGGCCGCGGGGCGCCGGTCGCCGTCGTCGCGCCCGCCGCCCTGGCCGCCACCTTCGTCACCTCGGTCGTCGGCGCGGCCACGTACGCGCTGCTCTCCCTCGCCGCCACGGGCGACGTGTCCCCGGACTGGTTCCTCGGGCTGTCCTGCGGGGCCGGCGGCCTGCTCGGCGGACACCTCGGCGCCCGGCTCCAGCCCCGCCTGCCCGAGACGGCGCTCCGGCTGCTGCTCGCCACCCTGGCCACGGCCATCGGCGCGCTGTACGCCGCCCAGTTCCTGACCTGA
- a CDS encoding helix-turn-helix domain-containing protein, whose product MAAIRPRSTVSAWRPPVAGIAEVLHARFTDHAYPVHVHDTWALMILDGGRVDFALDGERHGVGVRDTVILLPPGVAHDGRTVTEAGFRKRVLHLDASVLPEGLTGAAVDAPLLPDPALRERVHGLHLALGARELPAGAVERLEAESRLAFVRERLRRWLAGRAPTEYGAPAAGLAVRLRELLDARVAEGIGLEEASAELGHVHPTHLIRSFRAAYGLPPHAYLTGRRVELARRLLLAGMRPAEVATAAGFYDQAHLTRHFGRHVGTSPARFARSART is encoded by the coding sequence ATGGCCGCGATACGTCCGCGCAGCACCGTCAGCGCCTGGAGGCCGCCGGTCGCGGGGATCGCCGAGGTCTTGCACGCCCGGTTCACCGACCACGCCTACCCGGTGCACGTGCACGACACCTGGGCCCTGATGATCCTGGACGGTGGGAGGGTCGACTTCGCACTGGACGGCGAGCGGCACGGCGTCGGCGTCCGGGACACGGTCATCCTGCTGCCGCCCGGGGTGGCCCACGACGGGCGGACGGTCACCGAGGCCGGGTTCCGCAAGCGCGTCCTCCACCTCGACGCCTCCGTCCTGCCCGAGGGCCTGACCGGGGCCGCCGTCGACGCCCCGCTGCTGCCCGACCCGGCGCTGCGGGAGCGCGTGCACGGCCTGCACCTGGCGCTGGGCGCGCGGGAGCTGCCGGCCGGAGCGGTCGAGCGGCTGGAGGCCGAGTCCCGGCTGGCCTTCGTACGGGAACGGCTGCGCCGGTGGCTCGCGGGGCGCGCGCCGACGGAGTACGGGGCGCCGGCCGCAGGGCTCGCCGTACGGCTGCGCGAGCTGCTCGACGCGCGGGTGGCCGAGGGAATCGGCCTGGAGGAGGCCTCGGCGGAGCTGGGCCACGTCCACCCCACCCACCTGATCCGGAGCTTCCGGGCGGCGTACGGGCTGCCGCCGCACGCGTACCTCACCGGGCGGCGGGTGGAGCTGGCGCGGCGGCTGCTGCTGGCGGGGATGCGGCCGGCCGAGGTGGCGACGGCCGCGGGCTTCTACGACCAGGCGCACCTGACCCGGCACTTCGGACGGCACGTGGGGACCAGCCCGGCGCGGTTCGCCCGGTCCGCCCGGACGTGA
- a CDS encoding sensor histidine kinase: MTDEGHGRPAGRSDEDAASLPVLLEAVLSVGSELELRATLQHIVDSAAELCSARYGALGILDPERALVTALFTAGLTEEQRAAVPHLPDGRSGLLGVLARDPRPLLLDDLTRDPRAAGFPPGHPPMHSFLGVPIRVHNEVFGNLYLTEKHGGGPFTEEDLALVRVLAAQAGIAIGNARLYETARRRERWIDGAAAVTTTLLAGRPAADALMCVAERARLLADAAAGVVLQPTPEGGMEIVAASTQGDPGDLVGTAIAPGSPVLEQLLGGEPVFIDDSATDPRMTTHVRMRFGPSMMLPLQSGGRLIGTLALPRARGGPAYDAVDRLLASQFASQAALALVLADAAHDREQLAVYEDRDRIARDLHDLVVQRLFATEMMLESTRRRAANAPSGDTVGDELTRAVDELDSTIQEVRTAIFALQQPPTDAPTTFRGRVLRETGGAAVLLGFQPSVHFAGAVDALLPAAVAADLLTALRGALAAAHRRSGVTSIEVVVDASPARVRLTVTDDGRTERGARDTTVTWESAL; this comes from the coding sequence ATGACGGACGAAGGGCACGGGAGGCCCGCCGGGCGGTCCGACGAGGACGCGGCGAGCCTCCCCGTGCTGCTGGAGGCCGTACTGAGCGTCGGCTCCGAACTGGAGCTGCGCGCCACCCTCCAGCACATCGTGGATTCGGCGGCCGAGCTGTGCTCGGCCCGGTACGGCGCGCTCGGGATCCTCGACCCCGAGCGCGCCCTGGTGACCGCGCTGTTCACGGCAGGGCTGACCGAGGAGCAGCGGGCGGCCGTCCCCCATCTGCCGGACGGTCGCTCCGGCCTGCTCGGGGTCCTCGCCCGGGACCCGCGGCCGCTGCTCCTGGACGACCTCACCCGGGACCCGCGGGCTGCCGGCTTCCCGCCCGGCCACCCGCCCATGCACAGCTTCCTCGGCGTCCCGATCCGGGTCCACAACGAGGTCTTCGGCAACCTCTACCTCACCGAGAAGCACGGTGGCGGCCCCTTCACCGAGGAGGACCTCGCCCTGGTGCGCGTCCTGGCCGCGCAGGCGGGCATAGCGATCGGCAACGCCAGGCTCTACGAGACCGCGCGCCGCCGGGAGCGCTGGATCGACGGGGCCGCCGCCGTGACGACGACGCTGCTGGCGGGACGCCCTGCGGCGGACGCCCTGATGTGCGTGGCGGAACGGGCCCGGCTGCTCGCCGACGCCGCGGCCGGGGTGGTGCTCCAGCCGACCCCCGAAGGCGGCATGGAGATCGTGGCCGCCTCCACCCAGGGGGACCCCGGGGACCTGGTCGGGACGGCGATCGCCCCCGGATCGCCGGTGCTGGAACAACTCCTCGGCGGCGAACCCGTCTTCATCGACGACTCGGCCACCGATCCCCGGATGACCACCCACGTCCGGATGCGGTTCGGGCCGAGCATGATGCTCCCGCTCCAGAGCGGCGGCCGGCTGATCGGCACCCTGGCCCTGCCGCGCGCCCGGGGCGGCCCGGCGTACGACGCGGTGGACCGGCTGCTGGCCTCGCAGTTCGCCTCCCAGGCCGCGCTGGCCCTCGTACTGGCGGACGCAGCGCACGACCGGGAGCAGCTCGCGGTGTACGAGGACCGCGACCGGATCGCCCGGGACCTGCACGACCTGGTGGTCCAGCGGCTCTTCGCCACCGAGATGATGCTGGAGAGCACCCGGCGGCGCGCCGCGAACGCCCCCTCCGGGGACACCGTCGGCGACGAACTCACCCGCGCCGTCGACGAGCTGGACTCCACCATCCAGGAGGTCCGCACCGCCATCTTCGCCCTCCAGCAGCCGCCGACCGATGCCCCGACCACCTTCCGGGGCCGGGTCCTGCGCGAGACGGGCGGCGCGGCGGTCCTGCTCGGCTTCCAGCCGTCGGTGCACTTCGCGGGCGCGGTGGACGCCCTGCTCCCGGCGGCCGTGGCGGCCGATCTGCTCACGGCCCTGCGCGGCGCCCTGGCCGCGGCGCACCGGCGCAGCGGGGTCACCTCGATCGAGGTGGTGGTGGATGCGTCCCCGGCCCGGGTCCGCCTGACCGTGACGGACGACGGCCGTACGGAGCGGGGTGCGCGGGACACCACGGTGACCTGGGAGTCGGCACTCTGA
- a CDS encoding carboxyl transferase domain-containing protein, translating to MTTRLSARAAIASVTDPGSFAELLAPRRESPADGPLAWAGYDASRARAAERTGEQESVVTGTARLGGREAVLISFEFGFLGGSLGQRTGDRLEAAYTHAREHRLPLVSLIATGGSRMQEGMLALTQLQRVARQSVLTRAAGLPQLAVLRDPTTGGGWATLGAGADVVLALPGAQVGFAGSRVRPADADPAAYCAEGQYAAGHVDAVVPAAHLPGTLANWLRVLAAPRSGGPVEPPAALADVSPPATGWDAVRQARDPGRPRAEAYLDAYFELRLHLSGDRAGGTDPGMLCGFGLREGRAVAYAAQCGTATRPAGYRTATRVVRLADRLGIPVLTLVDTPGAANDAAAEHAGAGASIADTFAALAAATVPVTTLLIGEGGSGGALALAAPGNTWVTPDSYFSVIAPEPAAAILKRPPSAAPATADQLRIRPQDLVALGVARGIVGPGRTP from the coding sequence GTGACGACCCGCCTCTCGGCCCGCGCGGCCATCGCCTCCGTGACCGACCCCGGCAGCTTCGCCGAACTGCTTGCCCCCCGACGGGAGTCCCCCGCCGACGGCCCGCTGGCCTGGGCCGGCTACGACGCCTCACGCGCCCGCGCCGCCGAACGCACCGGCGAGCAGGAGTCCGTCGTCACCGGCACCGCCCGCCTCGGCGGCCGCGAAGCCGTCCTGATCTCCTTCGAGTTCGGCTTCCTGGGCGGCTCCCTGGGGCAGCGCACCGGAGACCGGCTCGAAGCCGCGTACACGCACGCCCGCGAGCACCGCCTCCCCCTCGTCTCGCTCATCGCCACGGGCGGCTCCCGGATGCAGGAGGGCATGCTCGCGCTGACCCAGCTGCAGCGCGTGGCCCGCCAGAGCGTCCTGACCCGTGCCGCCGGGCTCCCCCAGCTCGCCGTCCTGCGCGATCCGACCACCGGCGGCGGCTGGGCCACCCTCGGGGCCGGCGCCGACGTGGTCCTCGCGCTGCCCGGCGCCCAGGTCGGCTTCGCCGGGTCCCGGGTGCGCCCGGCCGACGCGGACCCGGCGGCGTACTGCGCCGAGGGGCAGTACGCCGCCGGTCACGTGGACGCCGTGGTCCCCGCCGCCCATCTGCCGGGCACCCTCGCGAACTGGCTCCGCGTCCTGGCCGCGCCCCGCTCCGGCGGGCCGGTCGAGCCGCCGGCCGCGCTGGCCGACGTAAGCCCGCCCGCCACCGGCTGGGACGCGGTACGGCAGGCCCGCGACCCCGGCCGACCGCGCGCCGAGGCGTACCTGGACGCGTATTTCGAGCTCCGCCTGCACCTCTCCGGGGACCGGGCCGGCGGTACGGACCCGGGGATGCTGTGCGGGTTCGGGCTGCGGGAGGGCCGGGCCGTGGCCTACGCCGCCCAGTGCGGGACGGCCACCCGCCCGGCGGGATACCGCACGGCAACCCGCGTGGTCCGCCTCGCGGACCGGCTCGGCATCCCCGTGCTCACCCTGGTGGACACCCCGGGCGCGGCCAACGACGCCGCCGCCGAGCACGCGGGCGCCGGCGCGTCCATCGCCGACACCTTCGCGGCGCTGGCGGCGGCCACCGTCCCCGTCACCACCCTGCTGATCGGCGAGGGCGGTTCGGGCGGCGCCCTCGCGCTGGCCGCTCCGGGGAACACCTGGGTCACCCCGGACAGCTACTTCTCGGTCATCGCCCCGGAGCCGGCCGCGGCCATCCTCAAGCGCCCCCCGTCGGCCGCCCCGGCCACGGCGGACCAGCTGCGCATCCGCCCCCAGGACCTGGTGGCCCTGGGCGTCGCCCGCGGCATCGTCGGCCCGGGACGTACACCTTGA